In a single window of the Bacillus mycoides genome:
- the hisB gene encoding imidazoleglycerol-phosphate dehydratase HisB: MRESSQVRETTETKIKLSLQLDESTNVSVQTGVGFFDHMLTLFARHGRFGLQIEAEGDVFVDAHHTVEDVGIVLGTCLKESLQNKEGINRYGSAYVPMDESLGFVAIDISGRSYIVFQGELTNPKLGDFDTELTEEFFRAVAHAANITLHARILYGSNTHHKIEALFKAFGRALREAVDKNANINGVNSTKGML; the protein is encoded by the coding sequence ATGCGCGAGTCTAGTCAAGTACGTGAGACGACGGAAACAAAAATTAAATTAAGTTTGCAACTTGATGAAAGTACGAATGTTTCTGTGCAAACAGGAGTTGGATTTTTTGATCATATGCTAACTTTATTTGCTAGACACGGAAGATTTGGTTTGCAAATTGAAGCTGAAGGTGATGTATTCGTTGATGCTCATCATACGGTTGAAGATGTTGGAATTGTACTCGGAACTTGCTTGAAAGAATCATTGCAAAATAAAGAGGGGATTAACCGTTACGGCTCAGCGTATGTACCGATGGATGAATCTTTAGGATTTGTCGCGATTGATATAAGCGGGCGCTCATATATTGTATTTCAAGGTGAATTAACAAATCCGAAGCTAGGGGATTTTGACACAGAATTAACGGAAGAATTTTTTAGAGCAGTTGCTCATGCTGCAAATATTACGTTACATGCTCGCATTTTATACGGAAGCAATACACATCACAAAATTGAAGCTTTATTTAAAGCGTTCGGTCGAGCGCTTAGAGAGGCAGTCGATAAAAATGCCAATATTAATGGTGTAAATTCAACGAAAGGGATGTTGTAA
- the hisD gene encoding histidinol dehydrogenase — translation MEIVFEDFQEALSKIKLLRESAHIIEETVQRSVSEIVQNVRESKDEALSFYTKKFDGVEIKNFRVSAEEIKQASRFVEQAFLEALEEAKKNIVSYHEKQKRQSMFDCVSEGVIRGQLIRPLENVGVYVPGGTASYPSSVLMNVLPAKLAGVKKIVMVTPPKQGGIDPHILAAASLAGVDEIYMAGGAQVIAALAYGTESIPKVDKIVGPGNLYVALAKREVYGIVNIDMIAGPSEIVVIADETGNAEYIAADLLSQAEHDERATAICITTNIKLAKEVEREIERQLETLPRSEIARESIKRNGAIFIVPSLEEAFQLSNEIAPEHLELHIKEPMNALAYVKHAGSIFLGPYAPEPLGDYLAGPNHVLPTSGTARFFSPLSVDDFVKKSSFVSYTEEALRSVQHHIVELANKEGLHAHARAIQIRFKEEE, via the coding sequence ATGGAGATAGTTTTTGAAGATTTCCAAGAGGCTTTATCGAAAATAAAATTGCTACGAGAAAGCGCTCATATAATAGAAGAAACTGTTCAAAGAAGTGTAAGCGAAATTGTTCAAAACGTAAGGGAGAGTAAAGATGAGGCGTTATCGTTCTATACAAAAAAGTTTGATGGTGTAGAAATCAAAAATTTTCGTGTAAGTGCAGAAGAAATAAAACAAGCAAGTAGGTTTGTAGAACAAGCTTTTTTAGAAGCGTTAGAAGAGGCAAAGAAAAACATTGTCTCGTATCATGAAAAGCAAAAAAGACAATCTATGTTTGATTGCGTGAGTGAAGGGGTAATTAGAGGGCAGCTTATTCGTCCGTTAGAAAATGTAGGTGTATATGTGCCGGGCGGGACTGCTTCGTATCCTTCATCAGTATTAATGAATGTATTGCCAGCAAAACTCGCAGGAGTGAAAAAAATTGTAATGGTAACACCGCCGAAGCAAGGAGGAATTGATCCGCATATTTTAGCTGCTGCAAGTCTTGCAGGTGTAGATGAAATATATATGGCCGGTGGTGCTCAAGTAATTGCTGCTCTAGCATATGGAACGGAATCGATTCCTAAAGTAGATAAAATAGTTGGACCAGGGAATTTATATGTCGCGCTAGCGAAGCGAGAAGTATATGGGATAGTCAATATCGATATGATTGCTGGACCATCAGAAATTGTAGTTATCGCAGATGAAACAGGAAATGCCGAATATATTGCTGCTGATTTATTATCACAGGCAGAACATGACGAGAGGGCAACAGCTATTTGTATTACAACAAATATAAAGCTTGCTAAAGAAGTAGAAAGAGAAATAGAAAGGCAGCTAGAGACGTTGCCTAGAAGTGAAATCGCTCGTGAATCCATAAAAAGAAATGGAGCAATTTTTATTGTCCCTTCTTTAGAAGAGGCGTTTCAATTATCAAATGAAATCGCTCCAGAACATTTAGAGTTACACATAAAAGAGCCAATGAATGCTCTAGCTTATGTAAAGCATGCTGGATCAATTTTTCTTGGTCCATATGCACCTGAACCGCTCGGAGATTATTTGGCGGGGCCGAATCACGTATTACCGACAAGTGGAACGGCAAGATTTTTTTCTCCGTTATCCGTCGATGATTTCGTAAAAAAATCAAGCTTCGTTTCGTATACGGAAGAAGCGTTAAGAAGTGTACAGCATCATATTGTAGAACTTGCAAATAAAGAAGGTTTACATGCACACGCAAGAGCAATCCAAATTAGGTTTAAGGAGGAAGAATAA
- the hisG gene encoding ATP phosphoribosyltransferase yields MRNIQIALTKGRLEKHVIPLFEKIGIDCSELKDKGRKLVFKSKNTNISFILVKAVDVATYVEHGVADIGVVGKDILMEFEKDIYEMVDLGVGVCKFCVASIPTYNPKSYRKKRIATKYPHITSTYFHDKGEDVEIIKIEGSVEIAPLLGLADAIVDIVETGKTLQENGLIVFEEMCSISARMIVNKAALKTKKDEIFCIINMMEQEILSGK; encoded by the coding sequence ATGCGTAACATTCAAATTGCGTTAACGAAAGGAAGATTAGAAAAGCATGTTATTCCACTTTTTGAAAAAATTGGAATTGATTGTTCAGAGCTCAAAGATAAAGGAAGAAAACTTGTGTTTAAAAGTAAAAACACAAACATTTCATTTATTTTAGTGAAAGCGGTAGATGTTGCTACTTATGTAGAACATGGCGTAGCTGATATTGGAGTCGTTGGAAAAGATATATTAATGGAATTTGAGAAAGATATATATGAGATGGTCGATTTAGGAGTGGGCGTGTGTAAATTTTGTGTCGCTTCTATTCCTACGTATAATCCGAAGAGTTATCGAAAAAAACGAATTGCTACGAAATATCCGCACATTACTTCTACATATTTTCATGATAAAGGGGAGGATGTAGAAATTATTAAAATAGAAGGATCTGTAGAGATTGCTCCACTTCTAGGTTTGGCAGATGCAATTGTTGATATTGTTGAAACAGGAAAAACATTACAAGAAAACGGGTTAATTGTATTTGAGGAAATGTGCTCTATATCAGCTCGAATGATTGTGAATAAGGCTGCATTGAAAACTAAAAAAGACGAAATATTCTGCATTATAAATATGATGGAACAAGAAATTTTGTCAGGGAAATAG
- a CDS encoding ATP phosphoribosyltransferase regulatory subunit produces the protein MTKWKRANPNGTRDYLFEECTLIEEVEQKLRRTFLERGYEEIRTPTIEFYDVFAFQNRPIDEEKMYKFFDEKGRIIVLRPDMTIPLARVIGTQRGDIPLKVTYSGNVFRANESLTGKYNEIVQSGIEIIGIENVRAEIECVISVIQALQKLKVQSFTIEIGQVQLYKCIVKKLPINDEEEKLLRTYIESKNYAGLSHFIEEKKLNRCDETVRLLEKLPRLFGSLDVVEEAEKLASSNEMKMAIARVKEIYETIEQLGYGSYISIDLGMVQHLDYYTGVIFKGYIYEIGEEIVSGGRYDELIGNFGEMTPAVGLAVQVNQIVKALQEQQEPYKRKRIDIMIHYELNRLAEAERLRNLLQKDGKNAQLSLFSNLNDTFQFANKNKIMTVVEAKSESLVEYVWREKWIIQKEGEASCVTFKLR, from the coding sequence ATGACAAAGTGGAAACGGGCAAATCCGAATGGAACGAGAGATTACTTATTCGAAGAATGTACGTTAATTGAAGAAGTGGAACAAAAATTAAGACGGACCTTTTTAGAGAGAGGTTATGAAGAAATAAGGACACCTACAATTGAATTTTATGATGTTTTTGCATTTCAAAACAGGCCGATAGATGAAGAAAAGATGTATAAATTTTTCGATGAAAAAGGACGGATTATCGTTTTACGCCCAGATATGACAATTCCTTTAGCAAGAGTAATTGGAACACAGAGAGGGGATATTCCTCTTAAAGTAACTTATAGCGGGAATGTATTTCGGGCGAATGAGTCCCTTACTGGGAAATATAATGAAATAGTACAAAGTGGTATTGAAATTATCGGGATTGAAAATGTAAGGGCTGAAATTGAATGTGTGATAAGCGTAATTCAAGCACTTCAAAAATTAAAGGTGCAATCTTTCACAATTGAGATTGGGCAAGTGCAGTTATATAAATGTATCGTAAAAAAGCTCCCCATTAATGATGAAGAAGAGAAGTTACTTAGAACGTATATTGAAAGTAAAAATTATGCCGGACTCTCACACTTTATAGAAGAAAAGAAATTAAATCGGTGTGATGAAACAGTAAGGTTACTTGAGAAACTACCAAGGTTATTCGGGAGTTTAGATGTTGTTGAGGAAGCAGAAAAACTCGCCTCAAGTAATGAAATGAAAATGGCCATTGCGAGAGTGAAAGAAATATATGAAACAATTGAACAGTTAGGATATGGCTCTTACATATCAATTGATTTAGGTATGGTTCAACATTTGGATTATTATACGGGTGTTATTTTCAAAGGGTATATATATGAAATTGGAGAAGAGATTGTTAGTGGCGGAAGATATGATGAGTTAATTGGAAATTTTGGAGAGATGACGCCAGCGGTTGGGCTCGCGGTGCAAGTAAATCAAATAGTTAAGGCACTTCAAGAGCAGCAAGAACCATATAAACGAAAGAGAATAGATATTATGATTCATTATGAGTTAAATAGATTAGCAGAAGCGGAAAGGTTACGAAATTTACTTCAAAAGGACGGGAAGAATGCCCAGTTATCTTTATTCTCTAATTTAAACGATACTTTTCAATTTGCAAACAAGAATAAAATAATGACAGTCGTTGAGGCGAAGAGTGAGTCACTAGTGGAATATGTATGGAGAGAGAAATGGATCATCCAGAAAGAAGGGGAGGCTTCATGCGTAACATTCAAATTGCGTTAA
- the leuD gene encoding 3-isopropylmalate dehydratase small subunit, giving the protein MEPFHIHKGTAAVLMNDNIDTDQIIPKQYLKRIERTGFGKYLFDEWRYDNERHENPNFPLNAQERKGASILITGDNFGCGSSREHAPWALADYGFRVIIAGGFADIFYMNCMKNGMLPIVMDKEMREQLAKTNARDQMEVDLENEVIITNTHRFHFTIEKMWKEKLLNGLDEISITMQYEQEIEEYERKVASH; this is encoded by the coding sequence ATGGAACCATTTCATATTCATAAAGGTACTGCCGCAGTACTTATGAATGATAACATTGATACAGATCAAATTATTCCGAAGCAATATTTGAAGAGAATTGAAAGGACGGGATTTGGAAAATATTTATTTGATGAGTGGCGTTACGATAATGAGCGCCATGAAAATCCTAATTTCCCCCTTAATGCACAAGAACGAAAAGGAGCAAGTATATTAATTACAGGTGATAATTTTGGATGTGGTTCTTCAAGAGAACATGCTCCGTGGGCGCTTGCGGATTATGGTTTCCGCGTTATTATCGCCGGAGGATTTGCAGATATTTTTTATATGAATTGTATGAAGAATGGTATGTTACCGATTGTAATGGATAAAGAGATGCGTGAACAACTTGCCAAAACGAATGCGAGAGATCAAATGGAAGTTGATTTAGAGAATGAAGTAATTATTACGAATACGCACAGGTTTCATTTTACAATCGAGAAAATGTGGAAAGAAAAATTATTAAATGGTCTAGATGAAATCAGCATTACAATGCAATATGAACAAGAAATTGAAGAGTATGAAAGAAAAGTAGCTTCACACTAA
- the leuC gene encoding 3-isopropylmalate dehydratase large subunit, with protein sequence MGKRLLDKLWERHVVVTNENGLDLLYIDLHLVHEVTSPQAFEGLRLANRTVRRPELTFATMDHNIPTKDVWNITDRIAKQQLDTLRDNCKQFKVRLADIGDEEQGIVHVIGPELGLTQPGKTIVCGDSHTATHGAFGALAFGIGTSEVEHVLATQTLWQRKPKAMGIELKGKLPKGVYAKDIILHLLSKYGVAVGTGHVMEFYGETIRDMGMEERMTLCNMAIEGGAKAGIIAPDEKTFSYVKGREYAPKDYETFTGKWSELYTDSDAIYDLHISVDVTDLAPYVTWGTNPSMGVPIDEKLPEKHNENDERAFSYMGLSPGQSTFEIPVKHVFIGSCTNSRLSDLEIAASVVKGKKVKEGVRALVVPGSKSVRERAMQKGLHRIFEEAGFEWREPGCSMCLGMNPDQVPEGEHCASTSNRNFEGRQGKGARTHLVSPAMAAAAALYGHFVDIRKESYDGTISYS encoded by the coding sequence ATGGGAAAAAGGTTACTAGATAAGCTTTGGGAAAGACATGTAGTTGTAACGAATGAAAATGGATTGGATTTATTATATATCGATCTTCATCTCGTTCATGAAGTAACGTCACCGCAAGCCTTTGAAGGCTTGCGGCTTGCAAATCGAACTGTTCGGAGACCGGAATTAACGTTTGCAACGATGGATCATAATATTCCAACGAAAGATGTTTGGAATATTACCGATCGCATTGCGAAGCAGCAATTGGATACACTTCGTGACAATTGTAAACAATTTAAGGTGCGATTAGCCGATATTGGTGATGAAGAGCAAGGAATCGTTCACGTTATAGGACCAGAACTTGGGCTCACACAACCGGGGAAAACGATTGTATGCGGTGATAGCCATACAGCAACCCACGGTGCTTTCGGTGCTTTAGCGTTTGGTATTGGTACGAGTGAAGTAGAACATGTATTAGCAACTCAAACGTTGTGGCAACGAAAACCGAAAGCGATGGGGATTGAATTAAAAGGAAAGTTACCGAAAGGCGTTTATGCAAAGGATATTATTTTGCATCTTCTCTCAAAGTACGGTGTAGCGGTTGGAACGGGGCATGTAATGGAATTCTACGGAGAGACGATTCGTGATATGGGTATGGAAGAGAGAATGACACTTTGCAATATGGCAATTGAAGGGGGAGCGAAAGCTGGCATCATTGCACCAGATGAGAAAACATTTTCTTATGTAAAAGGGCGTGAATATGCACCGAAAGACTATGAAACGTTTACGGGAAAATGGTCGGAGCTTTATACAGATTCAGATGCAATTTATGATTTACATATTTCGGTAGATGTTACGGATTTAGCACCGTATGTCACTTGGGGAACAAATCCTAGTATGGGTGTTCCTATTGATGAAAAATTACCAGAGAAGCATAACGAAAATGATGAAAGAGCATTTTCATATATGGGATTGAGCCCTGGGCAAAGTACGTTTGAAATTCCTGTTAAGCATGTCTTCATTGGTTCTTGTACAAATTCACGTTTATCTGACTTAGAAATTGCTGCATCTGTTGTAAAAGGGAAAAAGGTAAAAGAAGGTGTGCGAGCACTCGTTGTACCAGGATCAAAAAGTGTGAGAGAGCGGGCGATGCAAAAAGGCTTACATCGCATATTTGAAGAAGCGGGATTTGAATGGAGAGAGCCTGGATGTTCAATGTGTCTTGGGATGAATCCAGATCAAGTACCTGAAGGAGAACATTGTGCTTCTACTTCAAATCGTAATTTTGAAGGAAGGCAAGGGAAAGGAGCACGAACACATTTAGTAAGTCCAGCTATGGCTGCAGCAGCTGCGTTATATGGTCATTTTGTTGATATTAGAAAGGAGAGTTACGATGGAACCATTTCATATTCATAA
- the leuB gene encoding 3-isopropylmalate dehydrogenase encodes MEKRIVCLAGDGVGPEIMESAKEVLHMVERLYGHHFHLQDEYFGGAAIDLNGQPLPQRTLAACLASDAVLLGAVGGPRWDDAKERPEKGLLALRKGLGVFANVRPVTVESATAHLSPLKNADEIDFVVVRELTGGIYFSYPKERTEESATDTLTYHRHEIERIVSYAFQLASKREKKVTSIDKANVLESSKLWRAVTEEVALRYPNVELEHILVDAAAMELIRNPRRFDVIVTENLFGDILSDEASVLAGSLGMLPSASHAENGPSLYEPIHGSAPDIAGKNKANPIAMMRSVAMMLGQSFGLTREGYAIEEAISAVLQSGKCTADIGGNETTTSFTRAVIQEMEEQALVGRGR; translated from the coding sequence TTGGAAAAACGTATCGTTTGTTTAGCGGGTGATGGTGTTGGTCCGGAAATTATGGAAAGCGCGAAGGAAGTATTGCATATGGTAGAGAGGCTATATGGACATCACTTTCATTTACAAGATGAGTACTTTGGCGGAGCGGCTATCGATTTAAATGGGCAACCATTACCACAGCGAACACTTGCCGCTTGTTTAGCGAGTGATGCGGTTTTACTTGGAGCGGTTGGTGGACCGCGGTGGGATGATGCGAAAGAAAGGCCAGAGAAAGGATTATTAGCTTTAAGAAAAGGACTTGGTGTATTTGCGAACGTTCGTCCTGTAACAGTAGAAAGCGCAACTGCACATTTATCGCCATTAAAAAACGCAGATGAAATTGACTTCGTTGTCGTTCGTGAACTAACAGGCGGTATTTATTTCTCTTATCCGAAAGAAAGAACGGAAGAATCGGCAACCGATACACTTACGTACCATCGTCATGAAATTGAACGTATCGTGTCGTATGCTTTTCAATTAGCGAGTAAGAGAGAGAAAAAAGTAACCTCTATTGATAAAGCGAATGTTTTAGAATCTAGTAAATTGTGGAGAGCTGTTACGGAAGAAGTAGCTCTTCGTTATCCTAATGTTGAATTAGAGCACATTTTAGTAGATGCAGCTGCTATGGAGTTAATTCGAAACCCAAGGAGATTTGACGTTATCGTAACAGAAAATTTATTTGGTGATATTTTGAGCGACGAGGCTTCTGTATTAGCAGGGTCATTAGGAATGCTTCCATCAGCGAGCCATGCGGAAAACGGGCCGTCTTTATATGAGCCTATTCACGGATCAGCGCCAGATATTGCAGGTAAAAATAAAGCGAATCCAATTGCGATGATGCGTTCAGTAGCGATGATGCTTGGGCAATCATTTGGATTAACGAGAGAAGGGTATGCGATTGAAGAGGCAATTTCTGCAGTTCTTCAATCTGGGAAATGTACAGCTGATATTGGGGGGAATGAGACGACAACTTCATTTACGAGGGCAGTTATTCAAGAAATGGAAGAGCAGGCACTAGTAGGGAGAGGAAGATAA